The nucleotide sequence AATAGAGGATGCTACAAAATTGATATTGCCAGTGAAAAGTGGCACTAAACTCTGAACCGGATCTGTGATATTGATTTTGAGCCTGGGCTGATAATCAAATGTGTCCAGAATATAGTGATAGGTATGCGATGCCAGCCAATGCGTCGTAGGCATCACATCCAAGGCTGTATAAGAAGTTACGATATTATGATATTCTTCACCATCTGTGTCGTAAGCCGTATTGATCGCATTAAAAGTGTCTTCCAGACTTTGCAGGTTTTTATCCTTGACAGGAAATAGGATGTCCTGACGAGAGCCTAAATGAATGTATTTGGTTCCAAGTTCATAAGCTGTGTTGATGGTTTTAAGGAAATCACCTGGAGAGATGATGCCACCTTTTACAAATACCCTTACTAAATCCGCTTTTTGCATCTTTTTTATAGCTTTTGCTGTGGTAAAGTTATGGTTTTATTGTGAAGGATGCTGGTTTGTTTTATCCTAATAGTGTTGGAGTGATTCAGGTCGAAAATGTATTTGCTTCCCGGTATTAAACTTAACGGTTTGATTTTCAAAGGGCCGATAGTCAAGCTCAAGGGACAGGAATACATTATACTTTGACCAGTGCGGGCAATTCTTTTTCCAGTATGCTTTTGACTTCTGGCTTGCAGCTGCCACAGCCCAGTCCGGCGCCCGTTTGTTGGCAGAGTTGTCTGAATTCATGGCAACCTGATTGTATCGCCTTACTGATATTGCCTGTGCCTACATTACCGCATGAACAAACCATTTCCCCAATCAATTCTTCCTTAGTGGATTTTCCTCTAAGTAATTCTTGTCGTTTTTTGGACAGCTCCGTTTTTTCTTCAATCAGGCTCTTAAATTCTGCAAATTCTGATTTATCCCCCATTAAGATAGCTCCCACCAAACGGTCTTGATAAACGATACATTTTTTATAGTAAGTCTGTGCCGTGTCAATCAATAAGATTTCTTCATAGCCCTCTGCATTGGCAGGAATTTCTGGTATGCCGATGGAACAAAGGTCTAGGTCAGCAAATTTTAAAATGTTCATTGGAACAGAACCCTTATAGATGCTCAGCAAGTCCCCTGTGATAAACCTGGCTGCTATATCAGCTTGCATTTCTGCTGCAGCAGTGATGCCATTTAGTTTGCCCTGATGCTCGGCGATTTCTCCCATGGCAAAAATGGATGGATCACTGGTCTGGAGATAATCGTTTACTTTTATACCTCTTCCACAATCCAGTCCTGATGATTTGGCCAGTTCCATATTGGGACGGGTACCGATGGCATAGACCACTGCATTACAATGGATGGTTTTTCCACTTTTCAGACTTACAGTAACACTTTTTTCAGCCTCATTACTGTCGAGATGGGATACTTGGTTGTTCATATAGAGCTGTACGCCCATTTCTTCAATTTTTTCGCGAAGAAGAGAGCTGGCCATAGGGTCTAGTTGGCGTTCCATCAGCCTTGACCCCAGCTGAACGATGGTAACATCTATGTTGATTTCTCGCAAGGCTGCAGCTAATTCAAGTCCCAATAAGCCTCCACCTGCAATTAGGACATGTCCTTGATAGTTCAGGTAGGATTTGAGTTGATCGGCATTTTGCCGGCTTCTCATCGTGAAAATGCCGGGCAAATGCATAGGGACATCGGCAGGAACAAATGCTCGACTTCCAGTGGCCAGAATTAAGGTGTCATAATGATGGACCAAGCCCTTTTCATCGGTGACTGTTTTATTCGAACGGTCAATGGATTCAATCCCATTTTCAATATAAAGTTTGATATTTAACTTGTTCATTTCCTCATCGGATTTGAACTTTAGCAAGTCTTCCCATGCTTTATGCCTGTTGACATAATCTGGCAAAAGTACCCGGTTATAAAAGGGGTATTTTTCTTTGGAGAACACATGGATCTCATCGTTTTGATTAAACTCCCTGTAACTATTGATAAAACGGTAAGCAGCAGCTCCTGCACCTACTATCAGCAGTTTTTGTTTTGGTTTGACATATTTAGCTACCTGCACAGCCGAATATTTAAAATCAGGCTGCTTGGATACTGGGTCTATTCCGTTTCCCGTAAGGTTATTGGTTCTGGAGAAATCATTTTTCAGGATTTTCCCCCAGTGCATTGGAAGAAATACCACACCTTTTTTGATCTTTTCACTTACCTGTGCATGGACCCTTACTTCTCCTCGTTTTCCTGAAATGAGGACGGTTTCGCCATCTTTGATTCCCCTGCTTCGGGCATCCTCTGGGTGGATTTCCAAAAAGGGTGTAGGGATATGCTTGTTAAGTTTAGAAACCTTACCTGTTCTGGTCATGGTATGCCATTGGTCCCTGATCCTGCCAGTGGTAAGGATCAATGGAAAATCCTTATTTGGTTTTTCAGTATCATTTTTAGGTCCATTGGCCAGTATTTGGGCCCGGCCATTGGGAGTGAAGAATTTTTTGTCAGTAAACAATCTGGCCGTTCCGCCTTCCTCTTTGTTTTTGAAGGGCCATTGTACCGTGCCTTTGCTTTTCAGGTATTCATAATCCAAAGCTGAAATATCAATATTGGTGCCCTTGGT is from Echinicola marina and encodes:
- a CDS encoding nitrate reductase: MSTTKAESYKSTCSYCGVGCGIIVNKDKKGRVTVEGDPEHPVNRGMLCSKGMNLHYVVEDKSDRLLYPQMRWGKSHPLEKVDWDTALNRAAAVFKSIIKKHGPDSVAFYVSGQCLTEEYYLVNKLTKAYLQTNNIDTNSRLCMSSAVMGYIKTLGEDSVPISYDDIELADCFLVAGANPAWCHPILWRRVEKHKEENPDTKIIVVDPRVTQSCSLADLHLQIRPGTDESLYLAIGRCIIEQGDIDLDFVQQHTDGFEAYKELVMQTSLEEAAEICDVKVNDIKLAASYIGNAKGFLSLWAMGLNQSAEGVNKNLALIDLNLITGHIGKPGSGPFSLTGQPNAMGGREVGGMATLLASHRNLLNPEHREEVAKFWNVDSLPDKPGKTATQIFEGIEDGSIKALWVICTNPLVSMPNATQVEAAMKKAKFVVVQDISSKAEAIPYADLVLPAAGWGEKEGTMTNSERRISYLNKFNEAPGEALPDAEILIRFAQKMNFEGFDFQDMGAVYAEYCQLTKGTNIDISALDYEYLKSKGTVQWPFKNKEEGGTARLFTDKKFFTPNGRAQILANGPKNDTEKPNKDFPLILTTGRIRDQWHTMTRTGKVSKLNKHIPTPFLEIHPEDARSRGIKDGETVLISGKRGEVRVHAQVSEKIKKGVVFLPMHWGKILKNDFSRTNNLTGNGIDPVSKQPDFKYSAVQVAKYVKPKQKLLIVGAGAAAYRFINSYREFNQNDEIHVFSKEKYPFYNRVLLPDYVNRHKAWEDLLKFKSDEEMNKLNIKLYIENGIESIDRSNKTVTDEKGLVHHYDTLILATGSRAFVPADVPMHLPGIFTMRSRQNADQLKSYLNYQGHVLIAGGGLLGLELAAALREINIDVTIVQLGSRLMERQLDPMASSLLREKIEEMGVQLYMNNQVSHLDSNEAEKSVTVSLKSGKTIHCNAVVYAIGTRPNMELAKSSGLDCGRGIKVNDYLQTSDPSIFAMGEIAEHQGKLNGITAAAEMQADIAARFITGDLLSIYKGSVPMNILKFADLDLCSIGIPEIPANAEGYEEILLIDTAQTYYKKCIVYQDRLVGAILMGDKSEFAEFKSLIEEKTELSKKRQELLRGKSTKEELIGEMVCSCGNVGTGNISKAIQSGCHEFRQLCQQTGAGLGCGSCKPEVKSILEKELPALVKV